A region of the Brachybacterium sacelli genome:
CGCGAGCGAGATCCGGGGCGAGGGCCCGGTCGGCCAGCGGGGTGGGGCGGACGCGCCGCTCGGCCTCGGCCCCGGTGCGCGGGGAGGTCGGTGTGCTCGTCATGGGTCAGCCCGTGAGGACGGTGAGGATGCCGGTCGCCGCGAGCGTGATCAGCGTGGTCCACATGACGATCGCGATGACCTGCCAGAGCAGCACCCAGTTGCGCCGCACCCCGGAGGCGACGAGCGTCGCCGCGGTGAGGTGTGTGGGCAGGGCGAGGGGGCCGATCAGGCTCGCGCCGGGGACCCCGAAACGCACCACCCAGCGCATCAGGCGCTCGCGGCCCTTGGACGGCTTCTTCGCGGGGGCGAGGTCGCGGCCCTCGGCGTGCTCGTCGGCGCCGGCGGCGGCCGGCGCCCCGGCGAGCACCTCGACGCGAGAGCCGACGGCGGCCTTCTTCTCGGCCCGACGGCCTACGATCGCGGAGCGGATCCGATCACCGAAGTGGACGATGACGAAGACGATGAGGATGTTGCCGCTGGCCCCGGCCACGGCGGCGAGCACCGGGTTGATGCCCGCTATCACGCCGAGGGCCGCGGAGCCCTCGCCCTCGATGTACGGGACCATGCCCGCCAGGGCGACGACGAACGGCTGGAGGAGAGCGGGGACCTGGTCGACGAGATTCTGGAGGCCTTCGTAGGGACTCATGCTGACTCCTTCGGGAGGTGCGGGATGCGATGTATCCAGCCTGGTCGAGCGCCCCTCGTCGCTGTAGAGCGGGATGTCAGCAGTCCTGGTGACCGATTCCCGGGCACCGTCTGACACGTGTCATACGCACGGATGACGCGCCGCACTACTTCCCCGGTCGCGAGTGCGAGAGTCTTGGTGCGGCGAGTGCGACCGACGAGACGGAGAGCGGGGTCCGATGACCGAGCAGAGCAGCAGGACCGGGGAGAGGCCGTCGACGCGCCTCTGGTCCACGCAGGACCCGCCGACCGAATTCCGGGGGCTGCTGTTCGGGGCCGCGATCCTGATCGGGCTCCCCGCCCTCACCCTGACGGTCATCGAGCGGCCCGGGAACCCCGCCACGGCGGCCGCGGTCGCGGTGATCGTCGTCTCCCTGCTGCTGTCGATCTGGCTGGTCCACCGGGGGCGCAGCTCGCTCTCGACGACCACGATGAGCTTGGTCCTGGCCCTCGCGGCCCTCGCCATGATCCTCGCCTTCGTCCTCGCCCAGGACCCGATCACGGTCATGGCCACGAGCGTCCCTTTCGGATTCGGCGTGGCGTGGATGCACCCGCGCTGGCTCCCGGCCGCCGTCGGTCTCGGTGCGATCGTGGTGGCCGCGGTGGTGGCGAGCTGGGTGCACGACAGCGGCGTCGCTCCGCGTGAGGTGGTGATGATGGGCATCTACTTCGGGGCCGCTGTGATCGGCTTCGCCGGCACCAGCCTCGGCTGGCAGATGCAGCAGCGGCTGGACCAGCACCACGCCGATCAGCACGAGCTGTCCCTGGCGCGCGAGCGTCTGCGCTTCGCCACCGATCTCCACGACATCCAGGGCCACACCCTGCTCGCGATCAAGATGAAGGCCGAGCTGGCCCGGCG
Encoded here:
- a CDS encoding small multidrug efflux protein; translated protein: MSPYEGLQNLVDQVPALLQPFVVALAGMVPYIEGEGSAALGVIAGINPVLAAVAGASGNILIVFVIVHFGDRIRSAIVGRRAEKKAAVGSRVEVLAGAPAAAGADEHAEGRDLAPAKKPSKGRERLMRWVVRFGVPGASLIGPLALPTHLTAATLVASGVRRNWVLLWQVIAIVMWTTLITLAATGILTVLTG
- a CDS encoding sensor histidine kinase produces the protein MTEQSSRTGERPSTRLWSTQDPPTEFRGLLFGAAILIGLPALTLTVIERPGNPATAAAVAVIVVSLLLSIWLVHRGRSSLSTTTMSLVLALAALAMILAFVLAQDPITVMATSVPFGFGVAWMHPRWLPAAVGLGAIVVAAVVASWVHDSGVAPREVVMMGIYFGAAVIGFAGTSLGWQMQQRLDQHHADQHELSLARERLRFATDLHDIQGHTLLAIKMKAELARRSLDRDPGRVLAELQDIEDLAAQAGDQTRELAQGYRSLTLAAELANLDQLLTAAGIQVRIDRGEPAPPAEQEELFATLVREATSNILRHADAAHVRIELTSTSVLVRNDGAVGEPEAGGGPGGSGLVGLQRRFERARGHVTWQQERDRFTVTGTLEEPS